GTGAGTTTCGTTTCTCCATCAGGCGCAAACACTGCAAAAGCAGTATTGAGCAATTCGCCCTCATTGAGACGCTTCACCATCGCCATGGTCTCTTCATTCTCGTAGGCGTCGAGGCGAACACACACAAAATTTCGGGTCGCTTCGATGAACTCAGGAGTGAATTCTCGTTCTTCCGTAATGGTGTACCCCGGGCAGAAGACCCCAGATACCCCTTGACAAGAAACGCGAGCAAACTCAAGCATGATTGGACGCTGGCTTCGCTCCGCTTCCACAAGCGCCACATCCCAACTGCCATACCATGCGACGCCTGGTTCTGAATTGCTAACCTCCGCCGCATGAACTGCGGAAAGGACCGCGACTGCGAAACATATCGATAATGGCATCAGTGAGACCTTCCTAAAAAGCAACCGATTCTTATAAGAACTTCGTTTTCGGCTCAATCACAAGATGTTCGAAACAGATTAACAATGGGCCGCTTCTACTATGAGGTATTTGTTGCAAAACCGGCTGGCGTGGACAAATTTTCTAATATCTTTTAGCTAAACACACCGCCTAGGTATCCTTTATTAGGAAGCTCACGACCACCAGTGCGTCTGAGGACCCCATATCCCCCATTTGTCACCATTTTAACTAAGAAACAGCGTTCCTTATGCTCCGGTGTTTGGTTTAATGGACCAACATGAGGACCTCGAGGGGAGAAGAGGAATGAAGACCATGGTTCGACCCTTCAGCATGTTGGCTAAGTGCCTGAGACATCAGCGTCTGTTCACGGCTGTGATCTTGTTTCTATTGGCACTCATGCCCAGCCAATCCAAGGCCGATGAAGGGCTGCTCGATCGCCATCGCGCGACCGATGTACGTGTTGTGACATGGAACACCTACAACAAACTTCGCCCTGACGGCACTGGCGACTATGCGGCGAGACTTCCTCGATTTGCGCGCGTTCTTCAAGCGATTGATCCAGATGTCATTGTCTTCCAAGAGATAGGTACCGGATCGGCCGTCGCGGCTCTGCCTGCATGGCTCAGTGCCAACCTTGATCCAGGAACTTGGTATGTCCTTGAAGGTATGGATACAGGAATACGAAATGCGATCGCATCGCGATTCCCGTTACAGCTTCAGCGCACTGATACAACACCTGCAAGTTCAACACGAGGCGTCACCATGGCGCTCGTCGACTGCCCAGACACCAGGGGCATGACCGACCTCTACCTTCTTGCTGTCCATATGAAAGCTCAAGAGGATTCTGAAAGCGAAGCCAAGCGACAGCGCCATTGTGACGCCATTGCCAACTGGCTTGGCGATGCCCGAACACCCGGAGAGGATTTTGATGATCTTCCCCAGGACACACCAATGGTTGTTGTCGGTGACATGAACTTCTATCTAGAAGGCGGCCAGCCGGAGCTCACCCTTCGCACAGGTGAGATCCAAGATGAGGGGACCTTCGGCCAAAGCATCAAGGGTGATTGGGACAACAGCGATCTGACCGACCCTCAACCCATTGACCCCATCACTGGAGAAGCATGGACGCTCTGGAATTGGGAGTCCAGGACAGATCGCTTCATCTATACAGATTCTGTCGTAGACCTTGGGA
The sequence above is a segment of the Phycisphaerales bacterium genome. Coding sequences within it:
- a CDS encoding endonuclease/exonuclease/phosphatase family protein, translating into MKTMVRPFSMLAKCLRHQRLFTAVILFLLALMPSQSKADEGLLDRHRATDVRVVTWNTYNKLRPDGTGDYAARLPRFARVLQAIDPDVIVFQEIGTGSAVAALPAWLSANLDPGTWYVLEGMDTGIRNAIASRFPLQLQRTDTTPASSTRGVTMALVDCPDTRGMTDLYLLAVHMKAQEDSESEAKRQRHCDAIANWLGDARTPGEDFDDLPQDTPMVVVGDMNFYLEGGQPELTLRTGEIQDEGTFGQSIKGDWDNSDLTDPQPIDPITGEAWTLWNWESRTDRFIYTDSVVDLGNTFILNTMMLSRNLLNEYGLVDTDTTRDMTSDHLPVVVDFRPRLECTGDINGDLIVNVDDFSQFLVQFGQTGVNLSADLDGDLDVDIEDFSVFLIHFGMTCTLPPAG